One genomic window of Opisthocomus hoazin isolate bOpiHoa1 chromosome 16, bOpiHoa1.hap1, whole genome shotgun sequence includes the following:
- the UTS2 gene encoding urotensin-2, translating into MRKLVFCCLIIISFSCPLSSLPIINASEMSYQLSADEDSRSNLERLGSLGSTSLLQLLPELLGTLTEDNKAGLSPSSHNPRENIKEIFYGNHPRIALLGRFLTKDRKQYKKRGNLSECFWKYCV; encoded by the exons ATGCGTAAGCTGGTATTCTGCTGCCTCATTATTATCAGTTTCTCCTGTCCTCTCTCGTCTCTCCCCATCATCAACGCCAGTGAGATGTCTTACCAACTCTCAG CTGATGAAGATTCAAGATCAAATCTGGAGCGGTTGGGCAGCCTAGGAAGCACTTCCCTGCTTCAGTTGCTGCCAGAGCTCTTGGGAACACTGACTGAAGACAACAAAGCAG GTCTTAGCCCCAGCAGCCACAACCCAAGGGAAAATATCAAAGAG ATTTTCTACGGAAATCATCCTCGAATTGCTTTGCTGGGCCGCTTCTTGACCAAGGACAGGAAACAGTACAAGAAACGTGGGAATCTTTCTGAGTGTTTCTGGAAATATTGTGTGTAA